TGATCCTCTCCACCACCCCTTTCTATGCCGAGGGGGGCGGTCAGGTCGGAGACAGCGGAATGATCGAATGGGATGGGGGCTGGGGCATGGTCACCAGCACCCAGAAGACCCCTCAGGGCATTTTCCTGCACACCCTGGAAGTCAAGGAAGGTTCGCTTGAAGAAGGGGCTCAGGTGCGTGCTGTGGTCGGACCCAGACGCAAGGCCACCGAACGCCACCACACCGCCACCCACCTGCTGCAGGCTGCCATGCGCACCATTCTGGGGAGCACCGTGCGTCAGGCCGGAAGCCTGGTGACTCCGGACCGTCTGCGTTTCGACTACACCCACAATGAGGCCCTCAGCACTGAGGAAATCCGTGAAATCGAGGTGCTGGTGAACCGCTGGATTCAGTCGGATTTCGCTGTGAACTACGCTTACATGCCCATCGATGAAGCCCGTGCCACCGGAGCCATGGCCCTGTTCGGGGAAAAATATGGTGATGTGGTGCGTGTGGTGAGCGTGGAAGGTGGGGTCATCCGGGACATCACCAACGAAACCATCTCAAGCAAGGAACTCTGCGGTGGAACCCATGTGAAGCGCACCGGAGAAATCGGCACTTTTGTGATCGTCAGCGATGAGAACCTTGCTGCCGGAGTGCGCCGCATTGAAGCCCTGTGTGGTGAGGCTGCCAGCCAGTACATCCGCCAGCAGTTTGACCTGCTGGGACGTGCCGCAGGTCTGCTGAACACCAGCACCACTGCCCTTCCCGAGCGGGTGCAGCAGGTGCAGGGCCAGATCAAGGAGCTGAACCAGACCATCGACAACCTGAAACGGGACCTGGCCCGTGCCCAGGTCTCTGGTGGTGCAGGCCAGAACGTGCAGGAACTTGGTGGCTTCAAGGTCGCCAGCCTGAAGGTGGTGGGTCTGGAATCGGGTGCCCTGCGTGGTGCTGCCGATTCTCTGATGGACGCAACCCAGGCCGATGTGGTCGTTGTTGCTTCCGATGCAGGTCTGGTGGTCAAGGCCAGCAAGGACGCAGTGGCAAAAGGAGCCAACGCCGGGAAGATCATCGGTGTGCTGGCCCAGGCTGCAGGGGGTCGCGGTGGTGGCCGTCCTGACATGGCCCAGGCAGGCATCAAAGATGCTGACGCTGCTCTGGGAGCGCTGGAACAGGCCTTCTGATCCTCAGCTTCGTTTCAGCAGCTTGACCGTTGTTTCAGGCACTGCTTTTCCGGCAGTGCCTTTTTTGATGTGCTCTGGCTCCTGTGCAGGAACAAAATGTAAAGACAGAAAGAACCGTAAAGCAGACGTACCCCTTTGATTAAGGTGCAAAAATTGATGCAATTTTTTTCGTCTGGATGCTGCTTGAGGCTGAATCCCGGATCTGGTGAGAAAGGGCATTTGTCTCCTGAAGCCACGCTGAAGGTTGCGTTACAATTGAGTTCAGAGTACCTTTAGAACAAGAGCCACGGCAAAGACACCGCTTGCCAATAGGGCGTTGAAAGGGGTGAACGCGAAACTGGAGGGAAGACGACGCTGTGATAATCCTGTGATTCTCAGGATCATAGAATGAGACCGTGCTCTACAACGCAGACGTTTGATTTTGTTAAGACGCCTGTGATAGTTTTTTAATACACAGTCTCCAGAGCACAGCGCGTTAGAACACGTTTGCTGCGCAAAGTAAGCGGTCTAAGTCCCTCTTGTCGCGAGGAATACTATGGCAGTAACAGGAAGTTTTGCAGACATCCCACTCACCGAAGTGCTGGCCACCATCTCCAGAAGGTCCGGTAAGCTCTTCATCGCTGATAACGATTCCAAGCAGAGTTACGAACTGCACTTCATGCAGGGCATGCTCTGTGCCTTCTTCATCGGCAAGGAACCCGTTAAGGACGTGTCACAGATCCGTGACTACCTCAAAGCCCTCTCTCGCCGTGGCAGCTGCACTTTCGAATTCGCCAAAACAGAACCCACTGAACTGGTGAACAACTTCCTGCTGCCCATCGAGCGCCTTGGACGGTCCATGGCCTCCGAGGACATCAAAGAACAGGTGGAAAGGGACCGGGAACGCTTCGCTCACCCTGACACCCGCTTCATTCTGCTGAAACCCACCGAATTCTGGGCCCATGAAGGCTTAGAGCTCTTCTTCCAGAGCGCCCTGCACCTGCTGTCCCAGCCCAACGGTGTGAGCGCCCGCGAACTGATCCAGAAACTCGACCTTCCCATCTCCATGGAAGTGGCCCAGTTGTACCTGTACCAGCTTCGTTCCCACGGAGCCATTGCCCCTGTGCGTGCTTTCGAATCCGAAACCCAGTACGTGCAGAGCCAGCAAGTGGTGCAGCAAGTTGTTGCTAAAGGCGGCAAAGGTGGTCTGTTCGGAGCCTTCCGCAGCCTCTTCAGCCGTCTGTTCAAGGCGAGGACCTCTCAATGATCAAGCCCCTCAAGATCGTCGTTTCAGGCCCCGTAGGTGCAGGAAAAACCACCTTCATCCGGAGCCTGTCCGAGACCGAAGTGGTGGACACCGACGCGGACGCCACCGAGGACATCGGAAAGGCCAAAACCACCATTGCGCTGGACTTCGGCACCCTGACCGTCGACGACAGCCCCATCTACCTGTTCGGGACCCCCGGTCAGGACCGCTTCGACTTCATGTGGGAAGTGGTGTGTGAAGGTGCACTCGGACTGATCATGCTGGTGTCTGGAACCCGTCCTGGCGACCTGGGCCGTGCCCGCGCCATTCTGGAGTTCATCACCTCCCGGATTCCCGTGCCTTTCGTGATTGGCGTCACCCACCAGGACCTTCCCAAAGTGTGGCGGCCCGACGACGTGGCAGACTACTTCCAGCTGCCCTATGACCGCGTTTTCGGCGTCAATGCCACCGATGGTGACACCTGCATGGACGTGATCCACTCCATCATCGCGCTGGCCAACGAAGCCCGCAACGGCAACCCTGTTGTCCAGCCCTAAGCATTCTCTCAAACCATTTCTCGTCCGGAGGCCCTTTAAAGCATGAGCAAGCAGGAACAGCTTCAAGCCGCGATTGATCATTTGCGTACAGCGATTCCCGAATTGCAAGGTGCATTGGTGGCCTCCACGGACGGATTGCCCATCGCCTACTCGATGGGCGGCTCTTCTGACCCGGTTCGCATTGCAGCCATGGCCGCCACTGCTCTGGGTCTTGGCAAGCGCATCGGGGAAACCCTGGGTGCAGGCCAACTGGCAGAAACCAGTGTGACTGGCAGCACCGGACAGATCCTGATCTATGCTGCCGGGACCAAAGGGGTTCTGGCCGTGGTGGCTCCCACCTGGTCCAGCGTGGGCCTGATCCACCTGGAAGCCCGGGACACCAGCCGCAGAATTGCCGAGTTGCTGTAACCTCTGTTTGCAGGACCTGGAAAGCGGTCCAAAGTCACAGATTTTCTGAGATTCCGCTTTTTTCAGAAGGTTTCAGAAAACGTAACAACAGAATCAACCCTCTGGTAAATCTTCCAGAGGGTTTTTTGTGGTATAAAAGGTCAGAACTATTTTCGGTTCTGCATGTTTTTTTGTGATGCGCTCTGTCTCTTGCCACACCACGAGCATCAAATACTCGCAAGGAGGGAACCATGCAAGGCGCTGCCACCCTATCTGAACTGTACGCGGGCATCCTCAGGGAACTGCCATCCGCGCAAAAATTTTCCGAACAAGACGCACATCTGCTGAAAGCCCATCAAGACCAGCTGCTTGGCTGGAGTTCTGACCTCGAACAGGCTGTGCTGGAAAGCATCTCTGAAGATCAAAACCCCTTCGCTGGCCCTGGAGCCCTCTTCACCGTGGGGCACTGGTGGGCAGAGGCCATCAAGAACGGCACCTCCCAGGACTTCTGGCACCGCCTGACCATGATGGGACTGGTCAATGCCAACAGACGCCTCAGAATGGCCTCTGTGGTGGGAGCCTGGGGCATTGTGGAACAGAAACTGCTGGAGAAGACCCACGCCTCTTTTTCAGGCCCAGAGGCCACTGCACTGGCAGGTGCCCTGATGCGACTTGTCAAGACGGCCCTGGCCCTTGGCAGTGGCAGTTACCTGCATGGCTACCTGCGGGCCCTCAGTGAATCCACCGGGACCAGTTACGCCCTGCTGGAACGTCTGGCCGAGACGGAATTGTCGAATGTGATCAGCAGCATGTAAAAGATGCCGAGGGCCGAGGGCAACAGACCTGGGATTCTTGGCTCGCTTGTGGCCACTTCTGTTTGAATGTGAAGAGGGAAAGGGCTTTCCTCCAGCAATTGCAAGGGTGTTCTTGAAGGGCCTGAGCTCCATCCATCACGATCTGGGATGTTCCCACTGTTCCGTTGATCAAGGACAGCAAGGTTTCTGCTTTTTGCCCTCGGCGTTCTCAAACCCCTTGACGCCACTCCGCACCCCGTGGTGACAATACATCATGCCTGCCTACATCATCGTGAACACCCGGGTGTCTGACCCGACCAGAATTCAGGAGTACCGTGACCTTGCCCAGCAGTCCGTGCACCAGTACGGTGGCCGCTATCTGGTGCGAGGTGGCCCCATGCTGATGCTGGAAGGGGAGTACCACCCTGAGCGTCTGGTGGTGCTGGAATTCGATTCGCTGGAACGCATCCGCGAGTGGTATGCCAGCGAAGCTTACCAGAAAGCGAAAGCCGCCCGTGATGGCATTGCCCAGTTTGACATGATTGCTGTGGAGGGGCTGGACGTGCCTTTGTGAACAGGATGCTGCTGGTTCTGGACCTTGATGAGACCCTGATGCATGCTTCAAGGTCCCTGAAGGTGGAGCCTGATTTTCGCATGTGGGAGTACCGTGTGAAGGTCAGGCCCCACCTGAAGGGTTTTCTGGAACTGGCTTTTGAGCATTTCGATGTGGGGGTCTGGACCTCTTCCAGTGCAGATTATGCCTGGATTGCTGTGCAGCACCTCTTTGAAGATCCAGGGCAGTTGAAATTCATCTGGGCCAGAGAGCGCTGCACCTACTGCTGGGATGAGGAGGTGCAGGATTTTGTGTGGGCCAAGCGCCTCCACAAGGTCAAATCCAGAGGGTACCGTCTGGAACGCACGCTGGTCATTGATGATTCTCCAGAGAAATTCCGCACTGCTTATGGAAACCTGATCCGGGTGACGCCTTTTGAGGGGGATGCAGATGATCAGGAACTGGTCAGGCTCGGGTGCTATCTTCTGAAAATCAGGGACCACAGAGACGTTCGCAGGCTGGAGAAGCGCAACTGGCACCAGCAGATTTGAGGTCTTCTGAATGTTCTGAATCTGTGACAGATTTGTGTCAGTCTGCCCATGACATGATGGAAGAAAGCTGTAAAGGAGCGCACCATGACCCACCGACCCCTGATCATCCTGGACCTGGATGAAACCCTGATCCACTCCACCGTGAGCCGGTCACGTGTGCCCAATCCCGACTTTCTGATTGACGACCTGCGGGTCAAAATCCGTCCCCACACCCTGGACATCCTGAAGGTCTGCTTTGACCACTTCGATGTGGGCGTCTGGACCTCCTCTGCCTGGGATTACGCTGAGGCTGTCCTGAAAGCAGTTTTCCCGAAAAAATACAGCGAGCAGATCAAATTTCTGTGGTCCAGAGAGCACTGCATTCGCGAGTTCGATGAGGTGCTGAAAGAACACCTGTGGGCCAAACACCTGGGCCGCATCGAGCAGGAGGTGGGCTACCTGCAGGAACGGGTCTGGCTGATCGATGACTCCCCTGAGAAGTTCCGGGGAACCCCCGGCAAGATCATCCGGGTCAAGCCTTTCTTTGGTGACGAAGACGACATTGAACTCCTGGAACTCGCTGGATATCTGGGCCGTCTGGGGATGGCTCCGCAACCTGAGCAGAAATACGGACGCAGATAAGGGCAGAAGGCTGAAAACCGAGAGCCAGGAGCCGATGGCAAAAAGCAGAAGGCCGAAGGTCCAAAAGCAACAGTGAAAGCCCTATGGAAAAGCGGAGGAGAATGTCCTCCGCTTTTTGTTGCTTTGTCGCTGTGAACTGTGGACTGTAAACTCTCTAATACCTGGTCTTCTGCAGGCTGCTCTTGATCCCTTTCAGTTTGGCGATCAGCACGAAACTGAGGATCACCAGCAGAGCCCAGCTGCTGATCTTGCCGTAATGCACTGTCTGCCACAGGGTTTCCTGGTTGGGGTACTTCCAGGCACCATAAAACGTTCCTATGTTTTCCGCCAGCCAGATGAACAGCCCAATCAGCAGGAAGGACAGGGTGAGGGGCATCTGGTAAGGTCGGCCGTTGATCTGGAAGTGCACGCGGGTGTTCCACATCAGGACCACGAGGGCAATGGTGAGGCCCCAGCGCTGGTCCTCAATGTAATGGTTGGCGAAGAAATTCAGGTACAGCAGGGCGGCAAAAAGGTTGGCCGTCCAGGAGGGGTATTCACTGAACTTCAGGTTGAACCTGCGCCACGCCTGACAGATGTAACTGGCGACACTGGCATACATGAAGCCTGAATAAATCGGGACATCCCAGATTTTGGTGTAGGCCGCTTCTGGGTAACTCCAGGACCCGTGATGCACCTTGAAGAGTTCGAGCGCCAGCCCAAACACATGAAACAGACAGATGACCTTCAGTTCATCCACGGTTTCCAGTTTGCTGAGGACCATCACTGCCTGCATGACGAT
This DNA window, taken from Deinococcus cellulosilyticus NBRC 106333 = KACC 11606, encodes the following:
- a CDS encoding DUF4388 domain-containing protein; the encoded protein is MAVTGSFADIPLTEVLATISRRSGKLFIADNDSKQSYELHFMQGMLCAFFIGKEPVKDVSQIRDYLKALSRRGSCTFEFAKTEPTELVNNFLLPIERLGRSMASEDIKEQVERDRERFAHPDTRFILLKPTEFWAHEGLELFFQSALHLLSQPNGVSARELIQKLDLPISMEVAQLYLYQLRSHGAIAPVRAFESETQYVQSQQVVQQVVAKGGKGGLFGAFRSLFSRLFKARTSQ
- a CDS encoding GTP-binding protein, with product MIKPLKIVVSGPVGAGKTTFIRSLSETEVVDTDADATEDIGKAKTTIALDFGTLTVDDSPIYLFGTPGQDRFDFMWEVVCEGALGLIMLVSGTRPGDLGRARAILEFITSRIPVPFVIGVTHQDLPKVWRPDDVADYFQLPYDRVFGVNATDGDTCMDVIHSIIALANEARNGNPVVQP
- a CDS encoding roadblock/LC7 domain-containing protein — encoded protein: MSKQEQLQAAIDHLRTAIPELQGALVASTDGLPIAYSMGGSSDPVRIAAMAATALGLGKRIGETLGAGQLAETSVTGSTGQILIYAAGTKGVLAVVAPTWSSVGLIHLEARDTSRRIAELL
- a CDS encoding DUF1330 domain-containing protein, which translates into the protein MPAYIIVNTRVSDPTRIQEYRDLAQQSVHQYGGRYLVRGGPMLMLEGEYHPERLVVLEFDSLERIREWYASEAYQKAKAARDGIAQFDMIAVEGLDVPL
- a CDS encoding HAD family hydrolase, which gives rise to MLLVLDLDETLMHASRSLKVEPDFRMWEYRVKVRPHLKGFLELAFEHFDVGVWTSSSADYAWIAVQHLFEDPGQLKFIWARERCTYCWDEEVQDFVWAKRLHKVKSRGYRLERTLVIDDSPEKFRTAYGNLIRVTPFEGDADDQELVRLGCYLLKIRDHRDVRRLEKRNWHQQI
- a CDS encoding HAD family hydrolase; this encodes MTHRPLIILDLDETLIHSTVSRSRVPNPDFLIDDLRVKIRPHTLDILKVCFDHFDVGVWTSSAWDYAEAVLKAVFPKKYSEQIKFLWSREHCIREFDEVLKEHLWAKHLGRIEQEVGYLQERVWLIDDSPEKFRGTPGKIIRVKPFFGDEDDIELLELAGYLGRLGMAPQPEQKYGRR
- a CDS encoding DUF817 domain-containing protein, translating into MRLMLKPFKLSPRLQDFLTFVYLEALCCIFPAVIMLGLALSKYIDLPLPRYDFMLILCIVMQAVMVLSKLETVDELKVICLFHVFGLALELFKVHHGSWSYPEAAYTKIWDVPIYSGFMYASVASYICQAWRRFNLKFSEYPSWTANLFAALLYLNFFANHYIEDQRWGLTIALVVLMWNTRVHFQINGRPYQMPLTLSFLLIGLFIWLAENIGTFYGAWKYPNQETLWQTVHYGKISSWALLVILSFVLIAKLKGIKSSLQKTRY